In Paenibacillus stellifer, the DNA window CGCGCCGGGCGACGAGATTCTGATTCCCGAGCCGTGCTATATTTCCTATTCTCCGATCACGTCGATCGGGGGCGGAATTCCTGTGGGCATCGAGACCTTCGGCAAGGACCATTTCAAGCTGACGGCAGAGGGGCTTGAAGCGAAGATTACTCCGCGCTCGAAAATTCTGATTCTCTGTTATCCGAGCAATCCGACAGGTGCGATTATGAGCCGGGAGGATTGGGAGCCGATCGCCAAAGTGGTTGAGAAGCATGACCTGATCGTCATTTCCGACGAAATATACGCCGAGCTGACTTACGGGGCTAACCACGTCAGCTTTGCTTCCCTGCCCGGCATGATGGACCGCACCATTCTGGTCAGCGGCTTCTCCAAGGCATTCGCTATGACGGGCTGGCGTATGGGCTATGCCTGCGGGCATCCCGATTTGATCGCGGCAATGCTCAAGATCCATCAGTATACGGTTATGTGCGCGCCTTCCATGGGGCAGGTCGCTGCGCTTGAAGCGCTGACGAACGGCATGGAAGAGAAGGACCGTATGGTGGATTCCTACAATCAACGTCGCCGCCTGATCGTGAAGGGACTGCGTGAGGCGGGCCTAGAATGCCATGAGCCGCAAGGCGCATTCTACGCATTCCCGAGCATTGCGGGGACGGGACTCACGTCCGATGAATTTGCTCAGCGTCTGCTCCGGGAATACCGGGTGGCCGCCGTTCCCGGAAGTGTGTTCGGACTAGGGGGCGAGGGATATTTACGCTGTTCCTATGCTACATCCGTCAGCCAGCTGAACGAAGCGCTTGAACGAATTGGCGCGTTCGTCATGCAGCTGCGTCGGGAACGGAATAATGCGTAAAATGTCAACCTTTTTTGGAACTAATTGATAAAAAAGATAGCAGAATGTCTCGATATATGGTATAATTTAACTGTGTATACAGATTATAATTTTGACCTGCAATCGATCTGTGCCTAAGCGTTCCGCACTACTTGATAGGGGGGATGAAGGTGCTACGTACCGAATACTACCTATGGTCTTTAGGCGGAAACCGCAACCCCGAGAGCGGGAAAGCTTCCGCCAGGGATGACACCATTTCGAAACGCCCTTCCCTTGAAGAGGAGATTTTCATTCTTCGCAGCCGGATGGAGCAGTTATTTATGCAGGAGAAGTCATTTACCTCGGACAATGTCGTGGAGATCAGCAGCAAGCTGGATCTGAAGATCAATGAGTATATGAAGATGCGTTCCACCCGGAAGTAGGGGGAATGGAGGGGGCCTTGCGGTTGCGGCCCTCTTTTTTGCGCGGTCATAGAGAGGAACATGAGTCTGGAAAGAACAGGCGGCCTTACAAGCGCCAGTGATTATGGTACAGTAGAGATACATGACATTTTAGCAGCCGGGAGGTATGACAGTGGCAATCTACACGCGCAGCGGGGATAAAGGCGAAACCTCGGTTATTGGAGGCCGGGCCTGGAAGGATGATATCCGGGTCGAGGCGTACGGCACCATTGACGAACTGAACGGTTTTGTCGGACAGGCGAGAAGCCTGCTCCAGGGAGAAGCTCTGGCTGATTTGGCGGAGCAGCTGCTGGAGATCCAGCATGAGCTGTTCGACTGCGGCTCGGATCTGGCATATGTAAGCCTGGATGAGTCCAAATACAAGGTAACCGGTGAAATGACGGAGCGGCTGGAACGCTGGATTGATCAGCTTCAGGAAGAGAATCCGCCGATCGAGCGCTTCATTCTGCCTGGTGGAAGCGAGGCAGCCGCTGTGATTCACGTATGCCGAACGGTATGCCGGAGGGCGGAACGCCGGACTGTTACGCTTGGGCGGACCACGGAGATCAACGGTGAGGCAGTCGTCTATCTGAACAGGCTGTCGGATTATTTCTTCGCACTGGCCCGGACGGTCAACACGCGGCTCGGGCAGTCGGACATCGAATATATCCGGGGAGCGAAGGTGTTCCGGGGCTGATATGACAACTTATTACCCGCCGTTATCTTATATCGTTCCGGATGCGGACGACGGCATGCTGCTGAAGACCGTTCTGCAGAAGCGGATGGACATTTCGCGCAAGCTGCTGTCCCGTCTTAAGCTTACCGAACGGGGTATTACTCTGAACGGAGAACGGGTCTACATCAGCGTGCATGTCCGGGCCGGAGACCTGGTGGAAATCCGGATGGAGACGGAGGTCTCGGAGGATATTCTGCCGGAGCCGATTCCGTTCGACATCCTGTATGAGGATGACCATCTGCTTGTTGTCAACAAGCCGGCCGGCATGATCGTGCATCCCACCCATGGCCATTATACCGGCACGTTGGCCAATGGAGTGGTTCATTACTGGGCACAGCGAGGGGACCGTTACCGCTTCCGGCCCATTCACCGGCTGGACCAGGAGACCTCGGGCGTCCTAGCAATCGCCAAAAATGCGTACAGCCACCAGTATATCTCGGAGCAGATGCCGGTTGGCGGCGTGGACAAAATCTATGCGGCGATCGTGCATGGGGTTCCCTTGCTGGAGCAGGGCGAGATCGACGGGCCGATCGACCGGGACCCGGCCGAGCCGCACCGGCGTATCGTTACGCCAAGCGGCTATCCGTCACTGACCCGCTATGAGGTGAAGGAGCGGTTCGGGACTGCTTCGCTGGTGGAGCTCAAGCTGCTCACCGGGCGCACCCACCAGATCCGGGTGCATATGACCTCGATCGGCCATCCGCTGATCGGCGACCGGATGTACCGGCACCCGCTGTACGAAGATGATCGTCACGGAAGCGGTCCCGATGCGGCGGCCGAGCTTGCGCGGGTGGCGGAGCTGGACGATTATATCGGCCGGCAGGCGCTGCATGCGGCGCGGCTGTCGTTCACGCATCCGGTGCTTCGCACCCGAATGACATTCGAGGCTCCGCTGCCGCAGGATATGCTTGCGCTCGAAGAAAGGCTTCGGGTAAACGAAGCTTGAGGATGATTCGGCTAAACGAAGCTTGAAGCATCCGTGGGCTTGAAGATGAGAAGCAGATGCGGGCCATGAGTGAGTAAAAGTATGAAATGCCGGGGGAAGAGATTACCTGATATAAAGGAGAAGGCCGAACGATGAGCCAATTGATTGTGTATCATTACCCGAATTGCGGCACCTGCCGCAAGGCGGTGAAATGGCTGCGGGAGAACGGGCATGAGCTGGAGCTTCGCCATATCGCCGAGCAGCCGCCCGGTGTGGATGAGCTGAGAAAGCTTGTGGAATTAAGCGGGCTTGAGCTGAAGAAATTTTTTAATACGAGCGGAGATGTCTACAAGCGGGAGAATCTGAAGGACAAACTGCCTACCCTAAGCGAGCAGGAGCAGCTCGAACTGCTGGCATCGAACGGCATGCTGATCAAGCGTCCGGTCGTGATCTCGGGAGATAAGGTGACGGTGGGCTTCAAGGAAGAGTTGTATGAGGAGAACTGGAGACGCAAGTAGAGAGGGGGAGAAGTTGAAGTGACTGAGGTTGGAGTGACTGAAGTGAACAAAGGGCGCATCCTGATTGTGGACGGAATGGCGCTGCTATTCCGGGCCTATTACGCTACCGCATACGGCGGATATATCCGCAAGACGAAGGCGGGGCTGCCAACGAATGCGGTGTACGGCATGCTGCAATATTTCTTCGACGCCGTTGCCGAATTCGAGCCTTCCCATGTGGTGTGCTGCTGGGATATGGGTAAAAGCACGTTCCGGACGGAAAAATTCGCCCTCTACAAATCGAACCGCGCAGAGCCGCCTCTCGAAATGCTTCCGCAGTTCGATCTGGCAAAGGAAGTGATTGCCGAGCTTGGTGTTCCGAACATCGGCATCCCTGGCTTTGAGGCGGATGACTGCATCGGCACGCTTGCATCCTGCTTCAGCGAGGAGTCCGAGGTGCTGATTCTGACCGGCGATCACGACATGCTGCAGTTGGTCACTGACCGGGTCCGCGTCGTAATTATGAAGAAAGGCCGTTCCAACTACAAGGTCTATGACCCTCAGGTGCTGTTAGAGGAAAAAGGCCTGACACCTTCCCAGATTGTCGATCTCAAAGGCTTCATGGGCGATACGAGCGACAATTATCCCGGCGTCAAGGGAATCGGCGAGAAGACGGCGCTTAAGCTGCTGGCCGAATACAGCACAGTGGATGGCGTGATCGAGAATCTGGACCAACTGCCGAAAGGAGTTCGCGCCAAGATCGAGGCCGATCTTGATATGCTGCATCTCTCCCGGGAGCTGGCTGAGATCCGCTGCGATGTGCCGCTTGCTTGTACGCTGACGGAGTGCTTGTGGGAAATTCAGCGGGAATCGGCCTCCAGAAAGTTCGAGGAGCTGGAGTTCGGCAGCCTGATGTATCTGATTGCAGCGGCCAAGGAAGAGGAAGCCGACGAACAGGGCATTGTGGAGATTGTGTTTCCCGGGGACGATTCGGGAGAGGTCGATCCTTTTGCCTGAAGGCATTCCGGATTGCCGGAGAAGATCAGGAAGGATCATGAAGGCTGAGCTTACTGTTGCCTGTTGCCAGGTGATACTCTGTATCTGATGAAAGTTCAAGAACGCACCGCCGCGGGACAACCCGCAGTGGTGCGCTTTTTTTCGATTAGACTAATAGGCGCCATGCGCCAGGGTGGACACCATAATCCATCGACTTCTCGGCAATTTCCGGTCTCCAAAACAATGTATGTCAACCGCTTGTCATATCACTTGGCCTCTTAGTATAATGGAGTGGGAAATGGGATTAACCGGGTTTGAAAGCGTATGCCCGAATCAGGAGGGACACGGATAATGAAAGTATTGGGCGCGATTGAAGCAGGGGGAACGAAGTTTGTATACGGTTTGGGCTTGGAGGATGGGACCATTCTTGAACGTGCAAGCTTTCCCACTACAACCCCTGAGGAAACAATGAAGCAGGTGTTTGATTATTTTAGTGGCAAGCCGGTTGAAGCGATTGGCATTGGCTCGTTCGGGCCGATCGATCCGGTTAAGGGAAGCCCGACTTACGGCTATGTAACGACGACTCCCAAGCCACATTGGGGAGGATTTAATCTGGTAGGCGCGGTGTCCGAGGTGCTGAACGTGCCGATCGGTTTTGACACTGACGTCAATGGCGCGGCGCTTGGCGAATATACCTGGGGAGCTGCGCAAGAGCTCGATAGCTGCCTGTATATTACGGTCGGCACCGGGATCGGAGCAGGCGCTGTCGTTGGCGGCCGTCTGATTCATGGCCTGTCCCATCCGGAGATGGGACATATCTTCGTCCGCCGTCATCCGGAGGATCGATACGAGGGCTTCTGTCCTTATCACGGAGACTGCCTGGAAGGACTCGCGGCTGGACCGGCGATCGGCAAGCGCTGGGGCAAGCCTGCGGCCGAGCTTGAGCCCGGGCATCCCGCCTGGGAGATGGAGGCTCATTATCTCGCCCACGCGCTGATGAACTACGTGCTGATCCTGTCTCCGCAGAAGATTGTGATGGGCGGGGGCGTAATGAAGCAGAGCCAGCTGTTCCCGCTGATCCGTTCGAAGCTGCAGGAGCTCTTGAACGGCTATGTGTCACATGCCGCGCTCGCCGCTGATATCGAGAGCTATGTTGTTCCTCCGCAGCTTGGAGACAACGCGGGACTCGCCGGGGCCGTAGGACTGGCGAAGCTGGCGCTCGCGGGAGTATAGAACTCATTCTTTGCGTAAAAGGGATTGACTGTTCCGATAAATATGGTATTGTATGGATGAATAGTATAGCGGAACCAAAGAGGAAGCGCCTCTTTCACGAAATTACGTGGGAGAGGCGCTTTTTTGCGTTCGGACGCAATCTGCTCCGAGTTATCCTTAAGCGGCGGATGCTTCTGTGTTCGCTCCGGCTTTGGCGAGCATACTGTGACCCTAAATTATTGGCAAAGGCGGGAATGCAATGCAAATCGTATTTATGAACCGGCTGTATAAAGCGGCGGACGAGGCCTCAGGAGGCCACGCCCAGGTATGGATTGGCGAGGAAGAGGGCATCTGGAGTCTGGGGTGGCGGGAGTTTGTCGCAGGCGAGGACCAAGCCGACTCCCTCTGGTTTGAAGGCAGCTCATGGAATGAGCTGCTTGGCGTGTACCGGCACCAGCTCGCC includes these proteins:
- a CDS encoding 5'-3' exonuclease, with the translated sequence MTEVGVTEVNKGRILIVDGMALLFRAYYATAYGGYIRKTKAGLPTNAVYGMLQYFFDAVAEFEPSHVVCCWDMGKSTFRTEKFALYKSNRAEPPLEMLPQFDLAKEVIAELGVPNIGIPGFEADDCIGTLASCFSEESEVLILTGDHDMLQLVTDRVRVVIMKKGRSNYKVYDPQVLLEEKGLTPSQIVDLKGFMGDTSDNYPGVKGIGEKTALKLLAEYSTVDGVIENLDQLPKGVRAKIEADLDMLHLSRELAEIRCDVPLACTLTECLWEIQRESASRKFEELEFGSLMYLIAAAKEEEADEQGIVEIVFPGDDSGEVDPFA
- a CDS encoding cob(I)yrinic acid a,c-diamide adenosyltransferase; its protein translation is MAIYTRSGDKGETSVIGGRAWKDDIRVEAYGTIDELNGFVGQARSLLQGEALADLAEQLLEIQHELFDCGSDLAYVSLDESKYKVTGEMTERLERWIDQLQEENPPIERFILPGGSEAAAVIHVCRTVCRRAERRTVTLGRTTEINGEAVVYLNRLSDYFFALARTVNTRLGQSDIEYIRGAKVFRG
- a CDS encoding RluA family pseudouridine synthase; the encoded protein is MTTYYPPLSYIVPDADDGMLLKTVLQKRMDISRKLLSRLKLTERGITLNGERVYISVHVRAGDLVEIRMETEVSEDILPEPIPFDILYEDDHLLVVNKPAGMIVHPTHGHYTGTLANGVVHYWAQRGDRYRFRPIHRLDQETSGVLAIAKNAYSHQYISEQMPVGGVDKIYAAIVHGVPLLEQGEIDGPIDRDPAEPHRRIVTPSGYPSLTRYEVKERFGTASLVELKLLTGRTHQIRVHMTSIGHPLIGDRMYRHPLYEDDRHGSGPDAAAELARVAELDDYIGRQALHAARLSFTHPVLRTRMTFEAPLPQDMLALEERLRVNEA
- a CDS encoding aspartyl-phosphate phosphatase Spo0E family protein encodes the protein MLRTEYYLWSLGGNRNPESGKASARDDTISKRPSLEEEIFILRSRMEQLFMQEKSFTSDNVVEISSKLDLKINEYMKMRSTRK
- a CDS encoding arsenate reductase family protein translates to MSQLIVYHYPNCGTCRKAVKWLRENGHELELRHIAEQPPGVDELRKLVELSGLELKKFFNTSGDVYKRENLKDKLPTLSEQEQLELLASNGMLIKRPVVISGDKVTVGFKEELYEENWRRK
- a CDS encoding aminotransferase class I/II-fold pyridoxal phosphate-dependent enzyme, whose protein sequence is MITNKPQQAEDRSRPMSSYLSPLVQQIQPSGIRRFFDMAAGSKDIISLGVGEPDFKTPWHVREACVYSLERGFTGYTSNAGMPELREGIAGYLHDRFGLSYDPGNQIIATVGGSEAIDLALRALIAPGDEILIPEPCYISYSPITSIGGGIPVGIETFGKDHFKLTAEGLEAKITPRSKILILCYPSNPTGAIMSREDWEPIAKVVEKHDLIVISDEIYAELTYGANHVSFASLPGMMDRTILVSGFSKAFAMTGWRMGYACGHPDLIAAMLKIHQYTVMCAPSMGQVAALEALTNGMEEKDRMVDSYNQRRRLIVKGLREAGLECHEPQGAFYAFPSIAGTGLTSDEFAQRLLREYRVAAVPGSVFGLGGEGYLRCSYATSVSQLNEALERIGAFVMQLRRERNNA
- a CDS encoding ROK family protein, which produces MKVLGAIEAGGTKFVYGLGLEDGTILERASFPTTTPEETMKQVFDYFSGKPVEAIGIGSFGPIDPVKGSPTYGYVTTTPKPHWGGFNLVGAVSEVLNVPIGFDTDVNGAALGEYTWGAAQELDSCLYITVGTGIGAGAVVGGRLIHGLSHPEMGHIFVRRHPEDRYEGFCPYHGDCLEGLAAGPAIGKRWGKPAAELEPGHPAWEMEAHYLAHALMNYVLILSPQKIVMGGGVMKQSQLFPLIRSKLQELLNGYVSHAALAADIESYVVPPQLGDNAGLAGAVGLAKLALAGV